In the genome of Paenibacillus sp. FSL R5-0766, one region contains:
- the ilvB gene encoding biosynthetic-type acetolactate synthase large subunit, whose product MGAQIPEVRSTDELREKWMKPEVISGSEILLRSLLLEGVDCVFGYPGGAVLYIYDAMYGFEDFKHVLTRHEQGAIHAADGYARASGKVGVCIATSGPGATNLVTGIATAYMDSVPLVVITGNVNSSLIGSDAFQEADITGITMPITKHSYLVKDVKDLSSIIHEAFHIANTGRKGPVLIDIPKDVSANKTLFEPSTEPVTLRGYNPRTVPNKLQVDRLAQAIQEAERPMILAGGGVVYSGGHEELFEFVEKTGIPITTTLLGLGAFPSGHELWTGMPGMHGTYTSNLAIQQSDLLINIGARFDDRVTGKLDGFAPHAKIVHIDIDPAEIGKNIATDIPIVGDVKTVLEIANKEVGRAERADAWRDQIKQWKQEKPYSYTDSDEVLKPQWVVEMLNDTTKGEAIVTTDVGQHQMWAAQYYKFNQPRSWVTSGGLGTMGFGFPSAIGAQMANPDRLVISINGDGGMQMCSQELAICAINNIPVKIVIINNQVLGMVRQWQELIYENRYSHIDLAGSPDFVKLAEAYGVKGLRATNKEEAARAWQEALDTPGPVVVEFVVRKDENVYPMVPQGATIDQMLMGDADE is encoded by the coding sequence ATGGGAGCTCAAATTCCAGAAGTACGATCGACAGATGAATTACGTGAAAAATGGATGAAGCCGGAGGTCATTAGCGGTTCCGAGATTCTGCTGAGAAGTTTGTTGCTTGAAGGTGTGGATTGCGTATTTGGTTACCCGGGTGGCGCAGTGTTGTACATTTACGATGCAATGTATGGTTTCGAGGATTTCAAACACGTCTTAACCCGTCACGAACAAGGTGCAATTCATGCAGCTGACGGATATGCACGTGCAAGCGGCAAAGTTGGTGTTTGTATCGCTACCTCCGGGCCGGGAGCAACCAATCTGGTTACTGGAATAGCCACGGCATATATGGATTCTGTGCCGCTGGTTGTCATTACGGGAAATGTTAATTCCAGCCTGATCGGCTCGGATGCTTTCCAGGAAGCGGATATTACCGGGATTACAATGCCGATCACCAAACACAGCTATCTGGTAAAAGATGTTAAGGATTTGTCGAGTATCATTCATGAGGCATTCCATATTGCCAACACCGGCCGTAAAGGTCCTGTACTGATCGACATTCCAAAAGATGTCTCAGCCAACAAAACCTTATTTGAACCGAGTACTGAACCTGTTACATTAAGAGGGTACAATCCACGGACAGTACCAAACAAACTGCAGGTTGACCGTTTGGCTCAGGCCATTCAGGAAGCAGAACGTCCAATGATTCTGGCCGGTGGCGGTGTGGTATACTCGGGAGGACATGAAGAACTGTTCGAGTTTGTTGAGAAGACAGGCATTCCGATTACGACAACCCTTCTGGGGCTTGGTGCATTCCCAAGTGGGCATGAACTATGGACAGGGATGCCAGGAATGCACGGAACATACACATCCAACCTGGCCATCCAACAGTCGGATCTGCTGATTAATATCGGCGCTCGATTCGATGATCGGGTAACAGGTAAGCTGGACGGATTCGCTCCACATGCCAAAATCGTCCATATCGATATTGATCCGGCTGAGATTGGTAAAAACATTGCAACCGATATTCCAATCGTTGGTGATGTGAAGACCGTACTTGAAATAGCCAACAAAGAAGTTGGACGTGCAGAGCGTGCAGATGCATGGAGAGACCAGATCAAACAGTGGAAACAAGAGAAGCCTTACAGCTATACGGATTCAGACGAAGTGCTGAAACCGCAGTGGGTTGTTGAAATGTTGAATGATACAACCAAAGGTGAAGCAATTGTAACTACGGATGTGGGACAACATCAGATGTGGGCAGCACAGTATTACAAGTTTAATCAACCACGTTCATGGGTAACTTCGGGTGGTCTCGGAACGATGGGCTTTGGATTCCCTTCTGCAATTGGTGCTCAGATGGCCAATCCGGACAGACTTGTTATCTCCATTAACGGTGACGGCGGAATGCAGATGTGTTCCCAAGAACTCGCAATCTGTGCAATTAACAATATACCGGTAAAAATTGTGATCATTAACAATCAGGTACTTGGAATGGTTCGCCAATGGCAGGAACTCATCTATGAGAACCGTTACAGCCACATTGATCTGGCAGGAAGTCCGGACTTTGTAAAACTGGCTGAAGCATATGGCGTGAAAGGATTGCGTGCAACGAATAAAGAAGAAGCAGCGCGTGCTTGGCAGGAAGCTTTGGATACACCAGGACCAGTCGTTGTAGAATTCGTAGTACGCAAGGATGAAAATGTGTATCCAATGGTTCCGCAGGGAGCAACAATTGATCAAATGCTGATGGGGGATGCTGACGAATGA
- the ilvN gene encoding acetolactate synthase small subunit translates to MIRHTISILVNDQPGVLQRVSGLFGRRGFNIESITVGQSEEPGLSRMVIVTIGDDKTLEQIEKQLYKIIDVIKVVDFSLKPMVARELALIKVKAEPSERPEILGVVETFRASVVDVGPGSLIVQVVGDTDKIDAMIELLKPYGIRELSRTGITALVRGNV, encoded by the coding sequence ATGATTAGACATACGATTTCAATATTGGTAAACGATCAGCCAGGCGTCCTTCAGCGGGTATCAGGGTTGTTCGGTCGACGCGGATTTAACATTGAGAGTATTACAGTAGGTCAATCGGAAGAACCTGGACTCTCCCGGATGGTTATTGTTACCATTGGTGACGATAAAACACTAGAACAGATTGAGAAACAATTGTACAAAATCATCGATGTTATTAAAGTGGTAGATTTCAGCCTGAAACCGATGGTAGCCCGTGAACTCGCCCTGATCAAAGTGAAAGCAGAGCCTTCCGAGCGACCTGAAATTCTGGGTGTGGTAGAAACATTCCGCGCATCCGTTGTAGATGTTGGTCCAGGCAGCCTGATTGTGCAAGTAGTTGGAGATACGGACAAAATTGATGCTATGATTGAATTGCTCAAGCCATATGGCATTCGCGAATTGTCCCGTACAGGCATCACTGCATTGGTACGCGGCAACGTATAA
- the ilvC gene encoding ketol-acid reductoisomerase — protein sequence MPVTTYYEQDAELNVLKGKTIAVIGYGSQGHAQAQNLRDSGLNVVIGLREGKSFDTAKNDGFEVLSPAEATSRADVVQILLPDETQASVYKNEIEPNLKEGAALLFSHGFNVHFGQIVAPKNSDVLLVAPKSPGHMVRRTYVEGFGVPGLIAIEQDATGKAKEIGLAYAKGIGCTRAGVIETSFREETETDLFGEQAVLCGGVSALVKAGFETLTEAGYAPEMAYFECLHELKLIVDMMYEGGLSSMRDSISNTAEYGDYVTGPRVVTEDTKKAMKEVLTDIQQGKFARDFILENQSGRAFLTATRRNEAEHPIEVVGGQLREMMHWIKK from the coding sequence ATGCCAGTAACTACTTATTATGAACAAGATGCAGAGCTTAACGTATTGAAAGGAAAAACGATCGCGGTAATCGGTTATGGTAGCCAGGGCCACGCCCAAGCTCAAAACCTTCGTGATAGTGGATTGAACGTAGTCATCGGACTTCGTGAAGGTAAATCCTTCGACACTGCAAAAAATGACGGATTTGAAGTTCTGTCCCCGGCTGAAGCAACAAGCCGCGCAGATGTAGTTCAAATCTTGCTGCCAGACGAAACTCAAGCTTCTGTATACAAAAACGAAATCGAACCAAACCTGAAAGAAGGCGCTGCATTGCTCTTCTCACACGGTTTCAACGTTCATTTCGGTCAAATCGTTGCTCCAAAAAACAGCGATGTATTGCTGGTAGCTCCTAAGTCCCCTGGTCACATGGTACGTCGTACTTATGTGGAAGGTTTTGGTGTACCAGGCCTGATCGCGATTGAGCAAGATGCAACGGGTAAAGCAAAAGAAATCGGTTTGGCTTATGCTAAAGGTATCGGTTGTACACGCGCAGGGGTTATCGAAACTTCCTTCCGTGAAGAAACAGAAACAGATCTGTTCGGTGAGCAAGCTGTTCTGTGTGGTGGTGTGAGTGCATTGGTAAAAGCTGGATTCGAAACATTGACAGAAGCGGGTTACGCTCCTGAAATGGCATACTTCGAATGTCTGCACGAACTGAAGCTGATCGTTGACATGATGTATGAAGGCGGACTTTCAAGCATGCGTGATTCCATCAGTAACACAGCTGAGTACGGTGACTATGTAACTGGACCTCGCGTTGTAACTGAAGATACGAAGAAAGCAATGAAAGAAGTACTGACGGATATCCAACAAGGTAAATTCGCACGTGACTTCATTCTGGAAAACCAATCCGGACGTGCATTCTTGACAGCAACTCGTCGTAACGAAGCTGAACACCCAATCGAAGTGGTTGGCGGACAATTGCGTGAGATGATGCACTGGATCAAGAAGTAA
- a CDS encoding 2-isopropylmalate synthase encodes MRKIYVFDTTLRDGEQSPGVNLNTREKVEIAHQLERLGIDRMEAGFPAASPGDLAAVNAVANAVKNVTVIGLSRSREQDIDAVKEALKGAQDPCIHVFLATSPIHRQHKLRMDKAQVLDTARSAIRYAKKTFSKIEFSLEDAGRTEYDFLVEMVNMAVEEGAAVVNIPDTVGYLSPYEYGNIFKHLKENVHGIEKVQLSAHCHNDLGMATANTLAAILNGADQIEGTINGIGERAGNTAIEEIAMALETRQEFFQAKTSLQLSEIARTSRLVSRLTGMVVPGNKAIVGANAFAHESGIHQDGMLKEKTTYEIMTPESIGLKESKLVLGKHSGRHAFRERLIDLGYELEEEALNRAFAQFKDLADKKKEVTDEDLLAVIEEKLQDAPEVYKLESIFVTYGDESIPTAKVRIATLDGDTIEKQAEGNGSVDAIYNAIDQVSGEDVTLSDYSIKSVTHGKDALGEVHVVLTQNQVSVQGRGVSTDILGASARAYVDGLNQLIEKRKTYTNRVNVNL; translated from the coding sequence GTGCGTAAAATCTATGTATTTGACACAACGCTGCGTGATGGAGAGCAATCCCCGGGAGTCAATCTGAACACTCGTGAAAAGGTGGAAATTGCCCATCAGCTCGAGCGGCTTGGCATTGACCGGATGGAAGCGGGTTTCCCCGCGGCATCTCCAGGTGACCTGGCAGCTGTCAATGCAGTAGCAAATGCAGTCAAAAATGTGACTGTAATTGGCTTGTCCCGTTCCAGAGAACAAGACATTGATGCGGTTAAGGAAGCACTTAAAGGTGCACAGGACCCATGCATTCACGTTTTCCTGGCAACTTCACCCATTCACCGCCAGCATAAATTGCGCATGGACAAAGCGCAGGTACTGGATACAGCTCGTTCCGCGATTCGTTATGCCAAGAAAACATTCTCGAAGATTGAATTCTCACTTGAGGATGCAGGTCGTACCGAGTATGATTTCCTCGTGGAAATGGTGAATATGGCTGTTGAAGAAGGTGCAGCCGTCGTGAATATTCCGGATACGGTTGGTTACCTGAGCCCATATGAATACGGCAACATTTTCAAACACCTCAAGGAGAATGTACACGGTATTGAAAAGGTACAGCTGAGTGCCCACTGTCATAATGACTTGGGTATGGCGACGGCCAATACACTTGCAGCCATTCTCAATGGAGCCGATCAGATCGAAGGCACGATCAATGGCATTGGTGAACGTGCCGGGAACACGGCGATCGAGGAAATTGCTATGGCACTGGAGACACGTCAGGAATTTTTCCAGGCGAAAACTTCGCTGCAGTTGTCTGAGATTGCACGGACCAGTCGTTTGGTTAGCCGTTTGACAGGTATGGTTGTACCTGGAAACAAAGCCATTGTTGGGGCAAATGCCTTCGCACATGAATCCGGCATTCACCAGGATGGCATGTTGAAGGAAAAAACAACGTATGAGATTATGACTCCAGAGTCCATCGGTCTGAAGGAAAGCAAACTTGTACTGGGTAAACATTCTGGTCGACATGCTTTCCGTGAACGGTTGATTGATCTGGGATATGAGCTGGAAGAAGAAGCATTGAATCGTGCTTTCGCCCAGTTCAAAGATCTGGCTGATAAGAAAAAAGAAGTGACTGACGAAGATCTGCTTGCCGTAATTGAAGAGAAATTGCAGGATGCACCTGAGGTGTATAAACTGGAATCCATCTTCGTAACTTACGGAGATGAATCGATACCAACAGCCAAAGTCCGCATTGCGACGCTTGACGGGGATACAATTGAGAAGCAAGCAGAGGGTAACGGATCGGTAGATGCAATCTACAATGCGATTGACCAAGTAAGCGGGGAAGACGTAACGCTGTCTGACTATTCCATCAAATCGGTAACACATGGTAAGGATGCATTGGGTGAAGTACATGTTGTGCTGACTCAGAATCAGGTTTCGGTACAAGGACGTGGCGTAAGCACAGATATATTGGGTGCAAGTGCACGTGCCTATGTAGACGGCCTGAATCAATTGATTGAGAAGCGCAAGACTTATACGAACCGTGTAAACGTTAACCTGTAG
- a CDS encoding aldo/keto reductase: MQYSYLGKSGLKVSRICLGTMNFGPATDEKEAFRIMDAALDAGVNFFDTANIYGWGENSGLTEEIIGRWFNQGGGRREKVVLATKVYGSMHDDTDGPNNEAGLSAYKIRRHLEGSLRRLQTDHIELYQMHHVDPAVSWNELWGAFENAVHQGKIGYVGSSNFAAWQIAIAQSEAKNRHFLGLVSEQHKYSLNCRLPELEVLPAAKELGLGVIPWSPLDGGLLGRNALQKLEGTRSGSIAGRIEQQQTQLEDFAALCRDLGEPQDTVALAWVAANPAVTAPIIGPRTLEQFETALKCLDVTLDEAVLKRLDEIFPGPGGHAPNAYAW, translated from the coding sequence ATGCAATATTCGTATTTGGGTAAATCAGGCCTCAAGGTCAGCCGAATCTGTCTCGGTACCATGAATTTTGGGCCTGCTACAGATGAAAAAGAAGCTTTTCGCATTATGGACGCAGCACTTGACGCAGGCGTGAACTTTTTTGATACCGCTAACATCTACGGCTGGGGAGAGAATTCCGGTCTTACCGAAGAAATTATCGGACGCTGGTTCAACCAGGGTGGTGGCAGGCGTGAGAAAGTGGTTCTGGCCACCAAAGTCTATGGCTCCATGCATGATGATACAGACGGCCCCAACAACGAAGCTGGCCTCTCCGCCTACAAAATCAGACGGCATCTGGAGGGTTCCCTCCGCCGCTTACAGACCGATCATATCGAGCTATACCAGATGCATCATGTAGACCCAGCCGTATCATGGAATGAACTGTGGGGTGCATTTGAGAATGCCGTTCATCAGGGTAAAATCGGTTATGTAGGATCGAGTAACTTTGCTGCATGGCAGATTGCAATTGCTCAAAGCGAAGCCAAGAATCGTCATTTCCTCGGCCTGGTTTCGGAGCAACATAAATATAGTCTCAACTGTCGTTTGCCTGAGTTGGAAGTACTGCCCGCTGCCAAAGAGCTGGGCCTCGGCGTCATTCCATGGAGTCCACTGGATGGTGGATTACTGGGACGTAACGCTCTGCAGAAGCTGGAAGGAACACGCAGCGGGAGCATCGCTGGACGGATCGAGCAGCAGCAAACTCAGCTTGAAGACTTTGCTGCACTCTGTCGTGATCTCGGTGAACCACAGGATACGGTGGCTTTGGCATGGGTTGCAGCCAATCCGGCAGTGACCGCCCCGATTATCGGACCGCGTACACTGGAGCAGTTTGAGACCGCACTCAAATGTCTGGACGTGACTTTGGATGAAGCTGTGCTCAAACGTCTGGATGAGATTTTCCCGGGTCCAGGTGGACATGCACCTAATGCATACGCGTGGTAA
- the leuB gene encoding 3-isopropylmalate dehydrogenase: protein MADVKKIAVIAGDGIGPEVVAEAEKVLKRTEKVFGYRFETEHALFGGIAIDEKGTPLPEETLSVCKSADAVLLGAVGGPKWDNNSKELRPETGLLGIRKALGLFSNLRPAVVFDCLKDASTLKPEVLEGTDLMVVRELTGGIYFGEKFRRESAQGEEAVDTCAYNVTEVERIVRQAFEIAQGRRKKLASVDKANVLETSRLWREVVNRVAPDYPDVELEHVLVDNCAMQLLRRPSSFDVIVTENMFGDILSDEAAMLTGSIGMLASASLGEGSFGLYEPVHGSAPDIAGQGLANPIATILSLALMFRTTFGYTEGADAIEAAVSDVLNAGHRTSDIAVDKSTAISTTEMGDLIVAAIQKQA, encoded by the coding sequence ATGGCAGACGTAAAAAAAATTGCAGTTATTGCAGGTGACGGAATTGGCCCAGAAGTCGTAGCTGAGGCTGAGAAAGTTCTTAAACGTACGGAGAAAGTATTCGGTTATCGTTTTGAGACAGAACATGCACTGTTTGGCGGAATCGCGATTGATGAGAAGGGTACACCTCTTCCTGAAGAAACACTGAGCGTATGTAAAAGTGCAGATGCAGTCCTGCTTGGAGCGGTTGGTGGTCCAAAATGGGATAACAACAGCAAAGAGCTTCGCCCGGAAACAGGCCTGCTGGGTATTCGCAAAGCACTTGGATTGTTCTCCAACCTGCGTCCGGCTGTCGTATTTGATTGCTTGAAGGATGCTTCAACGCTGAAGCCTGAAGTACTGGAAGGTACAGATCTGATGGTGGTACGTGAGTTGACAGGTGGGATCTACTTCGGAGAGAAGTTCAGACGTGAAAGTGCACAGGGCGAAGAGGCTGTGGATACATGTGCATATAATGTAACAGAAGTGGAGCGGATCGTTCGTCAGGCTTTCGAAATTGCGCAAGGACGTCGCAAAAAGCTGGCTTCTGTAGACAAAGCCAATGTATTGGAAACTTCTCGCCTCTGGCGTGAAGTCGTGAACCGGGTAGCACCGGATTATCCGGATGTTGAACTGGAGCATGTGCTGGTAGACAACTGCGCGATGCAATTGCTGCGTCGTCCGTCCAGCTTCGATGTCATCGTAACGGAAAACATGTTTGGAGATATTTTGAGTGATGAAGCAGCGATGTTGACAGGTTCCATCGGTATGCTCGCATCTGCATCACTGGGAGAGGGTAGCTTCGGACTCTATGAGCCGGTACACGGTTCTGCACCGGATATCGCAGGTCAAGGCCTCGCTAATCCGATTGCAACCATTCTCTCTTTGGCATTGATGTTCCGTACAACCTTTGGTTATACAGAAGGTGCGGATGCCATTGAAGCGGCTGTATCGGATGTATTGAACGCAGGACACCGCACAAGTGATATTGCTGTAGACAAGAGCACAGCGATCAGCACGACCGAAATGGGCGATTTGATCGTGGCGGCTATTCAGAAACAGGCGTAA
- a CDS encoding peroxiredoxin: protein MAERLVGRPAPDFAMETVSGDGQDFGSVKLSDYRGKWLVFFFYPLDFTFVCPTEITALSVASEQFKALDTEILGVSVDSVHSHKAWINTPVDSNGLGQLNFPLASDITKQVAKDYGVLIEEEGVALRGLFIIDPEGELKYQVVNHNDVGRSVEETLRVLQALQSGGLCAMNWKPGDTNL from the coding sequence ATGGCAGAACGTTTGGTAGGTAGACCAGCACCGGATTTCGCAATGGAAACAGTATCGGGAGACGGACAAGACTTTGGTTCCGTTAAACTGTCCGATTATCGTGGCAAATGGCTTGTATTCTTCTTTTATCCTTTGGACTTCACATTTGTGTGCCCAACTGAAATTACAGCTTTGAGCGTTGCTTCCGAGCAATTCAAAGCTTTGGATACAGAAATCCTTGGCGTGAGTGTAGACTCCGTACACAGCCACAAAGCATGGATCAATACACCTGTAGACAGCAATGGTCTGGGTCAATTGAACTTCCCACTGGCTTCCGATATCACGAAGCAAGTGGCTAAAGATTACGGCGTTCTGATCGAAGAAGAAGGCGTAGCATTGCGCGGTCTGTTCATCATCGATCCAGAAGGCGAATTGAAATATCAAGTAGTTAACCACAACGATGTAGGCCGTAGTGTTGAAGAAACACTTCGCGTACTGCAAGCACTGCAATCCGGCGGATTGTGTGCAATGAACTGGAAACCAGGCGACACTAACCTGTAA
- a CDS encoding PAS domain-containing sensor histidine kinase has translation MISEFQDTVPQPTDGFPPVHLDNNKYENVLEHLDSGIMLFDSHGVLTFINVQMAKLLELPRSLLSGCTLMQMLHHPQMSRFKKKKILRIYRETIFHRKRYHELIDEYGRHWLVTVTYGDQMDGDFLFSVKDVSDYKQIEQTAYQNDKLAMLGRISASIAHEIRNPLTAIRGFIQLLRPHLLQLGKDEYARIILTEIDRANDIIYEFLNSSKPSAPQKTVMSVDSLLKEVVLLTESEGLMKGCEIVLDEGDAPLNVSIDVKQIKQVILNMVKNAMDAIEEVGEEHTGLIRISTATENKFVQISIADNGHGMDHNTLVRLFDPFFTTKESGTGLGLSVSYRIIKNHGGTISVDSKKGEGTRFMIMLPLVY, from the coding sequence ATGATTAGTGAATTTCAGGATACAGTGCCTCAACCAACGGATGGATTCCCGCCTGTGCATCTGGATAACAACAAGTACGAGAATGTACTGGAACATCTGGATAGCGGTATTATGTTGTTTGACAGTCACGGTGTATTGACGTTTATTAACGTTCAGATGGCAAAGTTGTTGGAACTTCCAAGAAGTCTGTTGAGCGGCTGCACCCTGATGCAAATGCTGCATCATCCACAGATGAGCCGATTCAAGAAAAAGAAAATTTTACGAATCTATCGGGAAACTATTTTTCACCGTAAGCGCTATCATGAATTGATTGATGAATACGGAAGGCATTGGCTGGTTACTGTGACGTACGGTGATCAGATGGATGGCGACTTCTTGTTCAGCGTCAAAGATGTATCTGATTATAAACAAATTGAACAGACCGCTTATCAAAATGACAAACTTGCGATGCTGGGGCGAATTTCAGCATCTATTGCTCATGAAATTCGTAATCCGTTGACTGCAATCCGTGGGTTCATCCAACTGCTCAGGCCCCATTTGCTGCAGCTCGGCAAAGACGAGTACGCTCGAATCATACTGACGGAGATTGATCGGGCGAATGACATCATCTACGAATTTTTGAATTCTTCCAAACCGTCAGCTCCACAGAAGACCGTGATGTCCGTCGACTCTTTGCTCAAAGAGGTGGTCTTGCTGACCGAAAGCGAAGGGTTGATGAAGGGATGCGAGATCGTACTGGATGAAGGGGATGCCCCGCTGAATGTATCCATTGATGTCAAACAGATTAAGCAGGTTATTTTGAATATGGTGAAAAACGCAATGGATGCCATTGAGGAAGTCGGCGAAGAACACACGGGTCTAATTCGAATATCTACCGCCACGGAAAACAAGTTCGTGCAGATCTCCATTGCGGATAACGGTCATGGGATGGACCATAACACGCTTGTACGTCTGTTTGATCCATTCTTCACGACCAAGGAGAGCGGAACGGGGCTTGGACTTTCGGTGAGTTACCGGATCATCAAGAACCATGGAGGCACCATCTCTGTGGATAGCAAAAAGGGCGAAGGCACGCGGTTTATGATTATGTTACCCTTGGTATATTGA
- a CDS encoding MoxR family ATPase has product MNQQLMDHVGKVIVGKEHTIELVMTAIIASGHVLLEDVPGTGKTMLAKSVASSLDCTFQRIQFTPDLLPSDLTGIHFFNQKEGDFEFRPGPLFANLVLADEINRATPRTQSSLLECMEERQISIDGSTRQLERPFIVIATQNPVDNQGTFPLPEAQMDRFMMKIRMGYPSSEESVEILRRTVASRSVDDLSAVISREELLKAQDTYKTVQINEDLLRYIIQLTEATRQHPELSLGVSPRGAQALLKASQAWAALHGRDFVLPDDIKVLAEPVLAHRLVFRNRIRQQEGLAERIIQELLNQTEVPTENLATSGR; this is encoded by the coding sequence ATGAATCAACAACTGATGGATCATGTGGGAAAAGTGATTGTGGGAAAAGAGCATACCATAGAGCTGGTGATGACAGCGATCATAGCGTCAGGACATGTGCTGCTGGAGGATGTACCGGGTACTGGGAAAACGATGCTCGCCAAATCGGTAGCCTCTTCATTGGACTGCACATTCCAACGGATACAGTTTACACCGGACTTGCTGCCCTCTGACTTAACAGGGATTCATTTTTTTAATCAAAAAGAAGGTGATTTTGAATTCCGACCCGGCCCCTTATTTGCCAATCTTGTACTAGCTGATGAGATTAACCGTGCTACACCGCGTACACAATCAAGCTTGCTGGAGTGTATGGAAGAGCGCCAGATCAGTATCGATGGTTCAACGAGACAGCTGGAACGGCCATTCATCGTTATCGCCACCCAGAATCCTGTAGATAACCAGGGAACTTTTCCGCTACCTGAAGCGCAGATGGATCGTTTTATGATGAAAATTCGTATGGGTTATCCAAGCAGTGAAGAGAGTGTAGAAATTTTGAGACGTACGGTAGCCAGTCGTTCTGTTGATGATCTCTCGGCAGTGATCAGTCGTGAAGAACTTTTGAAGGCACAGGATACGTATAAAACAGTGCAAATTAACGAAGATTTGCTACGATATATCATTCAGTTAACCGAAGCGACAAGGCAACATCCCGAGCTCTCGCTTGGCGTAAGTCCACGAGGGGCTCAGGCATTACTCAAGGCAAGTCAGGCATGGGCTGCACTGCATGGCAGAGATTTTGTTTTGCCTGATGATATTAAAGTACTGGCGGAACCTGTGCTGGCCCACCGACTGGTATTCCGTAACCGCATCAGACAACAAGAGGGCTTGGCTGAGCGTATCATCCAGGAACTTCTGAATCAGACAGAAGTGCCTACGGAGAATCTCGCTACAAGCGGGCGTTAA
- a CDS encoding DUF58 domain-containing protein, with protein sequence MALLWLVLVGGIVVVIHGVWFGRPALRKLKYSRQFSKLRCYAGDELEMVETISNEKRVSVPWLRLESMMPVSFVFRSGSGMDISQGEIYQNHKSIFTLKPFTRITRKHPFTCTQRGIYPLNTATMTGGDLFGVWRSTKPIPLQMSMIVYPSLMNAEDLPAIYQVWQGEVEVSRWIVEDPFLILGVRPYGAGDPMNRIHWKASARTGELQVYKQGWTADPQSWIVVNIQESADMWSVVTRPEKIERALRYAATAAVDAIGRGLPAGFAHNGYHVGGGRDTLRIEPDYGTPHLERLLEAMAETELKCMVPMEQFLNDEVRLNEEAQQIRSYLLITSYVSAAMEHEIARLHEQGHRVTILPVEDMKGNTKAVSA encoded by the coding sequence ATGGCATTATTATGGCTTGTCCTTGTTGGAGGCATTGTCGTTGTTATACATGGTGTGTGGTTTGGACGACCTGCACTGCGAAAGCTCAAGTACAGCAGACAATTCAGCAAGCTGCGTTGTTACGCTGGAGATGAACTTGAGATGGTGGAGACGATATCGAATGAGAAACGAGTCTCCGTACCGTGGCTCAGACTTGAATCGATGATGCCAGTGTCGTTTGTATTTCGTTCCGGCTCAGGTATGGATATTAGTCAAGGCGAGATCTATCAGAACCATAAGAGTATTTTTACGTTAAAACCGTTTACTCGTATTACGCGCAAGCATCCTTTTACATGTACTCAGCGTGGGATTTATCCATTAAATACAGCAACGATGACAGGTGGGGATCTCTTTGGCGTGTGGCGTTCCACCAAACCGATTCCTCTGCAAATGTCTATGATCGTGTATCCTTCATTAATGAATGCAGAGGATCTTCCTGCAATTTATCAGGTATGGCAGGGAGAAGTGGAAGTATCACGATGGATCGTTGAAGATCCTTTCTTGATCCTGGGTGTTCGGCCTTATGGTGCAGGCGACCCCATGAATCGTATTCACTGGAAAGCGAGTGCACGTACAGGTGAATTACAAGTCTACAAGCAGGGATGGACGGCTGATCCGCAATCCTGGATTGTAGTCAACATTCAGGAATCTGCAGATATGTGGAGTGTTGTCACTCGACCGGAAAAGATTGAACGGGCACTCCGTTACGCTGCCACGGCTGCAGTGGATGCCATCGGTAGAGGGTTGCCAGCAGGCTTCGCTCATAATGGTTATCATGTGGGTGGAGGGCGCGATACACTTCGGATTGAGCCAGATTATGGCACGCCTCATCTGGAACGGTTACTGGAAGCTATGGCTGAGACAGAGTTGAAATGCATGGTGCCCATGGAGCAATTCCTTAATGATGAAGTACGTCTGAATGAAGAAGCACAGCAAATCCGCAGCTATCTGCTGATTACATCCTATGTATCTGCCGCTATGGAGCACGAGATTGCACGTCTGCACGAACAAGGACATCGTGTGACGATTCTCCCGGTGGAGGACATGAAGGGTAATACGAAGGCGGTGAGTGCATGA